The Rana temporaria chromosome 13, aRanTem1.1, whole genome shotgun sequence genome has a window encoding:
- the LOC120920054 gene encoding transmembrane protein 151B: MSTYIEELFMCSAQQQQQVSKEISLKCYQVSLWFITRLCDTSFHTSLILASDERLLHKFLLCSCHARDLDTITSQQRPEKQSLSSSMCRDSQWKCLLLSILMLVCLCAVTWCQVTSVTKLSFDSSLKGRSMIYHGSPCSDGYVYIPLAFLAMLYVVYLVECWHCHAKSELQHKADVTSVYDQIQRMRQATPCIWWKAISYHFVRRTRQVTRYRHGDAYTTTQVYHERVNTHVAEAEFEYSHCGIKDISKDLLDLDRHPATKLKFTKCFSFANLESENSYLTQRARFFTEIEGLDDYMEAREGMQLKNVDFKELVIAYVNLEQLPWYVSHYAFWAAALLMLSWPLRVFIEYRTAHVHYHIEKLLGLDYRSPGVAEEPIYRFRMPRVSTFDSTELEWHICTNRQLIPSYSEAVLMDLTDASLCNGYSACGYSGVLRDCEGCNRASSSSSIFSRHAMHSCSGGPSHLSLSTSRFSLCQLHGSHRTGLWRSRSSSLADRVCPDERCCSYSSQLAINENPPTYHDARFFPVLIVHRQEGCRTRNFCIHRSSCMETSL; encoded by the exons ATGTCCACCTACATAGAAGAGCTTTTCATGTGTTCagcccagcagcagcagcaagtgTCCAAGGAAATTTCATTAAAATGTTATCAAGTCAGCCTTTGGTTTATCACCCGCTTATGTGATACCAGTTTTCACACCTCCCTGATCCTCGCCAGCGATGAACGCCTGCTTCACAAGTTCCTCCTCTGTTCATGCCATGCCAGGGACTTGGACACAATCACTTCACAA CAACGTCCAGAGAAGCAGTCCTTGAGTTCGTCTATGTGCCGGGATTCTCAATGGAAATGTCTCCTTCTCTCCATCCTAATGCTTGTATGCCTTTGTGCTGTAACCTGGTGCCAGGTTACCAGTGTGACCAAGCTCAGTTTCGACAGTTCCCTAAAGGGAAGATCCATGATCTACCATGGCAGCCCTTGCTCTGATGGCTATGTCTACATTCCTCTAGCTTTTTTAGCAATGTTGTATGTAGTTTATCTGGTAGAATGCTGGCATTGCCACGCAAAGAGTGAACTCCAACATAAGGCTGATGTCACTAGTGTTTATGATCAGATACAGCGTATGCGCCAAGCTACACCTTGCATCTGGTGGAAGGCCATTAGCTACCACTTTGTCCGGCGCACTAGACAAGTCACCCGCTACCGTCATGGTGATGCCTATACTACTACTCAGGTCTACCATGAACGAGTGAACACTCACGTGGCTGAAGCAGAATTTGAATACTCTCATTGTGGTATAAAAGATATTTCCAAAGACCTATTGGACCTAGACCGCCACCCTGCCACCAAACTAAAGTTCACCAAGTGCTTCAGCTTTGCTAACCTGGAGTCTGAGAATTCGTACCTCACTCAGCGAGCCCGCTTTTTCACAGAGATTGAAGGACTTGATGATTATATGGAGGCAAGGGAAGGAATGCAGCTAAAAAATGTGGACTTTAAGGAATTAGTTATTGCTTACGTGAACCTAGAGCAGCTGCCATGGTATGTTTCCCATTATGCTTTCTGGGCAGCTGCCCTTCTCATGCTCTCATGGCCCCTAAGGGTTTTTATTGAGTATCGAACTGCTCACGTTCATTATCATATCGAAAAACTTCTAGGGTTGGATTACAGGTCACCTGGGGTGGCAGAGGAGCCTATATACCGATTCAGAATGCCACGGGTCAGCACCTTTGACAGTACTGAACTAGAATGGCATATATGCACCAATCGGCAGCTAATTCCAAGCTACtctgaggcagtgctgatggattTAACAGATGCCTCACTATGCAATGGCTATTCTGCCTGCGGGTACAGTGGTGTCCTGAGAGACTGTGAAGGCTGCAACAGAGCATCCAGCAGCTCTTCTATCTTCTCTCGCCATGCTATGCACAGTTGCAGCGGGGGTCCATCACACCTCTCCCTCAGCACCAGCCGTTTCTCCCTATGCCAGctgcatggatcccacaggacagGCCTCTGGAGGAGTCGTAGCAGCAGCCTTGCAGATCGTGTGTGTCCAGATGAACGATGTTGCTCCTACTCTAGCCAGCTAGCCATTAATGAAAACCCTCCTACTTATCACGATGCCCGTTTCTTCCCTGTGCTTATAGTGCATCGTCAGGAAGGATGCCGGACCAGGAACTTCTGCATACACCGCTCATCATGCATGGAGACCTCCTTGTAA